In Nostoc sphaeroides, the genomic window AAGCGGCTTTCATCGGGAAGGAGTAGCAGCATAACACCATTATTCCAACCTGTTATTAACTCCTGGTGAGTCAGGTAACGGATACCAACACCAGGATCGCCAATTACATATTTATTGCCTTTTTGTCCGTATAATACTACCCAGTGGTAGCCTTTCCAGTGAATGATGGCAGGTAGAGGAGCTTGATCTAATTGGTTGATGAGTTGAGGAGTGGCTTTAACTTGTCGGCTATGGAATCCCAGGACTTCTGCACCCCGCCTTAATCCCAATAGAGTAGTTCCTCTCGCCCCAGTACCAACAGCTTCGCGCACGCGGTTGAGGGTAAATGTGCGTCCGTAGTGTTGGGAAATGGTAGCTAAAGTGGCTGCACCACAATCTTCTTCACTGTGTTGAAGGACAATTTTGTATTTCATTTCTCAGTGTAATTTTTGGGGCGGAAATACGGTTTTTCTATGTCATGTTGAATGCAGCAAAGCGGAGTGAAACATCTCAATATGTTCCCAAAACCCTAGATTTTTTATTTGGCTTTTCACATAACGTAAAAAATCAGATTAGCTTACGCGATAGATATCAAAATCATAGGGATTGCCAGTAGTGTAGGTGTTGTCTTGAAATTCATATATTTGCCCTTCGTCCAAATTGTATGATATAGGTCGGTAGTTATCAGATCGACTATCAGCATCAAATTCAATAGTTCCTCCGTTATAGGCAGTATATGTCCATTCTTCACCAGGTTGAATTAGGAATGCTGTACCATCCAAAACGTGAGTAATGTTGAAGCCTGTATTGTTTCTGATCTTAAACACTTCGTAGCCACCAGAAATTATTTCCGCAGCTTGTTCCTCTATTTCTTCAACTAACCCAAAATTCTGTAAAATGCTTTGGTTATTTAGCAGAGCTTTTTCTAGCCTTATGTCCATGTGATTTTCTCCTGCAAGTTTGTGTTTAGGAAGTACGCTAAATATTTCTAAACGCCGACACGTTAGAGGATGTTTGAAACCTTTTTTGTGTAGTATCCAAGACTTGTATATCCCCCTAAATCCACGCCACTTTCTCCATTTGGAGAAACCCCTTAACCGCAGTGGTTTTCCTTAAAAAGGGGGAATTTGAGTAATTTAGCCCCCCTCTTAAAAAGGGGGGTTGGGGGAATCTCAATCAAACTTGATACTTTTTACAAGACCTTACCCAAATACAAAATTAGCCTGATTGACAGATTTTGGATGCTCATTTTTAGGGTCTGGTTCATCTTCGTTGACTGGGGTGATGTCGTCGTCATCTTCAAAACTAGATATTCCTGTATTCAAGAAATTGACAGATTGACCACCAGAAATTATTTCTGCGGCTTGTTCGTCAATTTCTTCTACCAAAGCAATATTTTCTAAAATACTTTGGTTGCTTAACAAGGTTGTTGCGATGGTAATAGCCATTTAAGTTTCTCCTGAAATTGCGTTTAGTTCATTGCTCAATACTTATCGGTTCAGCGCAAAACAAAAACTGAAATTACGTAGCGACTGTCTTGAATATCAAGCTATCGCTATAAAAATTATTAACCGAGCAGTATTGGTTCATTGGTAGTTAATTCAAAATCCCAGATTGAGATCAATCGCAATCTCCCCCTTCCCCATAGATATCAATCCAAAAGTCTTTCTTCGCTGTATCGGGTCGAAATTGATATGTCTTACCATCTTCCAGGTCATAATCTCTCACTCTTACTTTTTCGTCTCGAATATCTCTATCAAATCTAAGCTCCCCATCCAGTTGGGTTACTATTTTCTGTGTTGCTCCGGATTTTATTACAGTTGATACGCCATCGATTGAGTAAGTAATCGGCTGATTTGTTGTATTTTTAATCGTAATGTATCCGCCAGAAATTATTTCCGCAGTTTGTTCGTCAATTTCTTCAACAAAACCAAAATTTTGTAAGATACTTTGGTTGTTTAACTGGGCTGTTTCCACTGTCATAGTCATGTGATTTTCTCCTAAAAGTTGGTGTTTAGGAAATACGCTCAATATTTGTCAACACCGATAGGTTAGGCGTTGGTGATAGATAATATATAAATCTCACCTATCCGGCGTTTACCCTTAATGTCATAGAACACTACCAGTTCCCACACAGTAGTCATTCTTGCAGAGTAGGCATCAAGGCAGAAAACAAAAGTTATTTCTATTCAGAATAATAGAAGTTAACTTTTTATGGTCAGGATTTATTTCGATAGGATGAGACGAACTCCCATGTCTTTAATATATGATAAAAAAATTATTTGTAAATACGAATTTTACAAACTTTATTTTTTCTTTTGCTTTTTCCAGAATCTCAAAGACCCCTCTATAAACATCTCCCTTACTCAGGAGAAACGAATCTAAATTTTTTGACAAAACACAACTTATGTGAATAGATAAAAAGGAAAGTATTAGTAGGTTTATATCAATGTAATAGATGTATTTAAACAAGATTTGATAGTAAAATTGTTTATAAAAGAATCGACAAAATGGGGTGAATAAAAAATTCAGTGCTTGCTCTGTACCCAAAATTAATTAAAAAAATGTCAAAAAGAGAAAGATTTTCAAATAAGGGAACTCCAAAAAATAAATTATTCCACATTCAAGTCGTTGACTGTTGACTGTTGGCTGAAAACTCGTGAACCGTCAACGGTCAACAGTGAACAATAGCAATGGAATATTTTTTTACTTGGAAGTCCCTAACTTATTTCCGCCCAACCTTGAGTGCTGGATTGGGGGTGTAATAAATTCTCGTTCCCTAAAAGAGGTATTGCAGATTATCTTTCTTTAACTTTATAGTGAGAAGTACTTTAAGTTACTTAATGCATCAAACGCTACCCACCTTCATGGTTAGCGCTAGGATAGCTATGTATTTTATTAAAGTATAAATATGGCTCAAACTTTTTACGTAAATCCAGTATCAGGCAATAATACCAACCCAGGTAGCCAACAAGCCCCCTTCAAAACCATTACGCAAGCCCTCAAGGTAGCAACTGTTGATACCAAGATTCAACTAGCAAATGGGAACTATAATGCTGCTAGCGGTGAAGTCTTTCCCCTAACGGTTCCATCTGGCGTGACTGTGGTGGGTAATGAAACCAATAAAGGCAATGGTATTTTGATTGAAGGGAGTGGTAGCTATTTGAGCCGGACTTTTGCTGCTCAGAATGTCACATTTGTACTACTAGATAAAGCCGAAGTGCGGGGAGTAACTGTAACAAATTTGGCTAGTCGTGGTAGTGGTGTCTGGATTGAATCAACTGCCCCTACTGTTGCTAATAGCACCTTCACCAACTGTAAGCGGGAGGGAGTATTTACTACAGGCGAAGCTAATCCAGTTATTCTAGGTAATGTGTTCAGTGAGAATGCAGCCAATGGAATTGCGATCGCTAAAAATTCCAAAGGTCAAATTATAGATAATACCTGCTTAAAAACAGGTTTTGGCATTGCCATTAGTGATACTGCATCACCCACCCTTCGAGATAACAAAATTTACGAAAACCGTTCTGGAATTGTCATCTCTGGCAGCGCTCGTCCTGTATTGCGTAACAATGTCTGCGAAAATAACACTGATGATGGTATCACAGTAATCGGCACTGCCCTACCGGATATCGGCAGTACCAATAACTTAGGAGGCAATACTCTACGCAATAACGGTAAATTTAATTTGCAAAATGCCAGTTCTAACAAGCTGGTTTCTGTGGGAAATAAAATAGATACGTCTAAAGTCACAGGAAACGTAGAGTTTGCAGATAGTTCGGTTCCAACACCTAGTTCCCCTACGGCACCAATACCTAGTTCCCCTACGGCACCAATACCTAGTTCCCCTACGGCACCAATACCTAGTTCCCCTACGGCACCAATACCTAGTTCCCCTACGGCACCAATACCTAGTTCCCCTACGGCACCAATACCTATTTCCCCTACGGCACCAATACCTAGTTCCCCTACGGCACCAATACCTAGTTCCCCTACGGCACCAATACCCACGCCCACTATAGAATTAACCGATATTACGAATCATTGGGCAGGTGGCTTTATTCGAGAATTAGTCAAATTGGGGATAGTTAATGGTTTTCCCGATCGCACATTTAAACCGGATGCTACAATGACACGGGCGCAATACGCCGCATTACTGGTAAAAGCTTTCAACCCATCGCCAAACCGACCCGTGATAAAATTCAAAGATGTACCAGCAGACTTCTGGGCATCGAAAGTAATTCAACAAGCATATCAAGGTTTATTTCTCTCTGGTTTTCCTGACAATACCTTTGCCCCCAACAAAAATATCCAGCGCGTGCAAGTGATTGTCTCCCTGGTGAATGGATTGGGGTTATCTGCTGATAGTGCAACCGTTACCAAAACTTTTGATGACCAAGCAAAGATTCCTGAATATGCTAAGGATGAGGTAGTAAAAGCTATAGACAAAGGGATTATCGTCAATCACCCGAACGTCAAACAACTTAATCCTACCCGCGATGCTACACGCGCTGAGGTAGCGGTGATGGTATATCAAGCCTTGGTAGACGCTGATCGTGTAGCTGCGATTAACTCGCCTTATATTGTTGCTTAATTGGTAAAATAATTTGTTTTGCAAAATTGCATGATTTTTGTAGGGGCAATTAATGAATTATCCCTACAAAAATGGTTCTAAATTATATAGCGGTTCCCATTCAAATGCGGTACAACATTATATTGCCAGGTGTAGGGGCACGGCAGTGCCGTGCCCTTACCGATGTACCTCACATAAACGATAACCGCTATAGGCAGAGCAAATTCATACTTAATTTCAAAAAGGTGGTTTTTAGTTTCTACTCGAACGGAGGCAAATTATTCGGGTCAATACCCTGAGATTGCAAATAAGCAATCAGTCGTTCTTTTTGCTGGCGTTCTTGTTCGGCGCGTTGGCGTTCTTGTTCGGCGCGTTGACGTTCTTGTTCAATCTGTTCTACAGCCCACGGTAATAAATTACCACCTTGATCCCACCAGCGCAACCAATAACCAGTGCGAGCTTCTTTTGTTCCTTGCCAAGTTCCCAAAAATAAGCCCATTACATCAATCCAATGACGACCATTTTCGTCAGGTTGCTTTAACTCATAACGTTTATTTTCCAGTTGATAATATTCTAATAAACCGCCATCTGGTTCAAAAATTATGTAGATGGGAATCTGCAAAATTTGTTCGTAGAAAAACCATTTTCCGGGTGGATAAGCTCGCTTTACCGAATATTCTCCACCCTCAGTATCCGATAGAAATTCGATAGCGATCGCTGGAATATCTCCTTCTAAATTGGGTGTATAACTTTTGCGATTACCCACAACTTGATTCACCGATGGCACATAAACCCAGTCAGGTGCTTTAGCAATAAATTGCCCGTTGACTGTCGCACAAAGACCAAAGTTGGAAGCTATCAACATTTGGGGTTGGATGAATCCACTGATTTCTAAGCTTTCACGCAAAGCACCAGCCAAAAGTGGCTGACCTGTATTCTCCACTGGTTCATCCTCTAGTTTAAAATCCTTGGGTAAGGCTTCCCAAGAGATTACCAGTTCAGTTTGGGATTTGGCTTCACTGAGTTGGGTTGCCATAAACGCAGTATGAATTTATTTTTGATCTTATCGTTTTTAGAACGGTATGAAGGCGATAGTGGTCTGTCGGTGATAAAGTGACAAAATATGCATCCTAATATTAACTTTCTCGAAAAGCTCTCACTTGCCCACAATAAATTAGAATAAATCTAAATATATAAGAATATTAAGAAAATCTAGATAAGAATTTAGGACTTACGCATTGACAAGAAATACCAAATATGAATGAAGGTTAAAAACCATATCTTTCGTAAGGGCACAGCATTGCTGTGCCCCTACAACATTGTCTATGTAAGTAGTTTACCGCACTTCGACAGGCTCAGTGACCACCGTAGGCATCGCAGGATAATTAAGAAAAGCCTGAAATAGCCTATTTTAGGTAATTCACATCACGATGCATTTGTACAGTGCGTAAGTCTTAGAATTTTGTTTTGTTAACAAAAATAATGCAGTTGAATCGAACTAATTTCCTCAAATTTCTGATCCAGTCAGAGCCAGGAAAACCAGCAATATCCAACGGCTTGCGAGCGGCGTTAGCGTTGGGGGTTCCCATGCTAATTGGGCAAGTGATCAACCAAAGGGAAAACGGATTATTTGTCGGTTTAATGGCTTACTTTGTCAACTTAGCGAATGTTGGTGGCCCTTACCAGATCAAAGCTAAGGCGATGACGGGGGCTACTTTGGGAATCGCTGTTTCAGTATTTGTGGCTACTCTAGTCGCTAAAGTTCCAGCACTAACTGTGGTACTGACATTTCTCTGGGGACTTGCTTCCGGTTTTGCGTCGCTGTATGGTAATGCTGGTGCAAATGTCGGTCTGGTGGTAGGGATATCATTTGTTTCCACGATCGCACAACCAGGAAACTTGGAAACTGCACTGATGCGATCGCTGCTATGTCTCATTGCAGGTGGATGGGCGATGTCACTTTCCTTAGTAATGTGGCCCTTTAGACCTTATGATCCACTACGAATAGCTTTGGCTGGCTGCTACAGTGCAATCGCCAATTACATACAGCCCTTTCCTGGTAAGGTGGCAACAACTGAAAATATTCTCGAAATTAGAAAGGCATTAGAGACAGCACGGGCTACTTTAGGTACAGTCCGAATTGGACAGCCGGCTCGAAGTTGGATGGATGAGCAATTGTTGGTGCTAATTCAGGATGGCGATCGCTTCCTTGGCTCAGTAATTGCCTTAACAGAGTTACTAGAAACTCACTTTCAACAACAGCAATATCACGTAGTCCAGCAATTAGTAGACGATGCACTTGAACAAATATCAGTGATTCTGCAAGCCATAGCGAAAGTCATATCTCGCAAGCCTGCCAGCATCGATCTGGGAAATTTGAAGCGCATCTATGAGGCACTGAAAGAACAAGAAAATCTGCAAAGACAAGCAATTGCTGGGAGTGAAACAGACTACACAACTCTCGTTGCTCTCACTAACCTGGTGCTGATGATAGAAAAGCTGATCAAGCAACTGGAATACACGGCTCAGACAGCTAAATCTCTGGCAGATCGTAGCAAAATCAGTCGCCCAGATGTAGATACACTTCTTTTAGTTGAAGGCGAACAGCGATCGCTCTTAACTTTACTCAAAGAAAACCTCACCTTAGATTCAGCAATTTTTCGCCATGCACTCCGCATTGCTGTGTCTCTAGCTGTAGGCGTAATGTTATATAGCATTACTAATTTACCAATGGGCTATTGGGTGACACTGACAATTATGCTAGTCCTCAAACCGAACTTTGGTGCAACTTTTCAGAGGTTTTTCCAGCGAGTTGGCGGGACTATCTTAGGAGCTATCTTAGCAGCTGTCATAGTTGCAACCATAATGAGTAAGACTGTATTAAACATAATCATTTTGCTGACAGTGTTTTTTGGCATTTCCCTGATCAGTTTCAACTATGGTTATTCAGTGATTTTCTTGTCAATATTTGTCTTACTGATTATTGATATTGGACATCCGATTGGTTGGGAATTTGCTGGCTTTCGCGTGTTGAATACATTAATTGGGGCGGGACTGGCTTTTGCGAGTCATTACTTTATATTGCCAAATCGGGAACGCGATCGCTTACCCAGTCAACTCGCCACAGCCCTGCGAGAAACCCACAAATACTTTCGGGATGTGATGGCTGTTTATCAGGGAACAAAGGAGGACGACTCTAACATTATCAGTCAACGGCGACAAACTGGACTGGCAATTGGTAATGCTCAAGCCTCATTCCAAGGATTGCTGCGTGAACCCCAAATGCCGAAAGAATTAGTAGAACCAGTAATGACGCTGCTGGTGTACATGGGACGTTTTACTAACGCCGTGACAGTTTTGGCAGTACATCTGGAACATTTTCGAGCAACAGTGCCATTACCGGAATTAGAAACCTTTGTTTGTCAAGTTTCGCTACTGTTAGAGCAGTTAGCTGATTCAGTACAGCAGCAAATTACCCCACCGCCTTTACCTGACTTGGAAGAAACGCTGCACAAAATCCAACCGCACCTACAAGCACTGCGTACAGCCCGGATACAAGAATTAGATGTCAATCAAGGACATACACCGATTCGTCAAGCAGTTATTGATTACAGCATATTAGATTTGGAGATTGAGCAGATTGTTCGGCGGTTGACTGCTATGCACTCAGCGATGGTACGTTTAATATCAAGTAAATAAAGCACATCTAAGAAGAACTATATTTGTCGTTTCTTTAGGGACTTCCAAATAAAAAAATGTTCCCAAACTGACGCCAAAACTCTCTCTATTTCTCCTCTCTCTG contains:
- a CDS encoding DUF1565 domain-containing protein → MAQTFYVNPVSGNNTNPGSQQAPFKTITQALKVATVDTKIQLANGNYNAASGEVFPLTVPSGVTVVGNETNKGNGILIEGSGSYLSRTFAAQNVTFVLLDKAEVRGVTVTNLASRGSGVWIESTAPTVANSTFTNCKREGVFTTGEANPVILGNVFSENAANGIAIAKNSKGQIIDNTCLKTGFGIAISDTASPTLRDNKIYENRSGIVISGSARPVLRNNVCENNTDDGITVIGTALPDIGSTNNLGGNTLRNNGKFNLQNASSNKLVSVGNKIDTSKVTGNVEFADSSVPTPSSPTAPIPSSPTAPIPSSPTAPIPSSPTAPIPSSPTAPIPSSPTAPIPISPTAPIPSSPTAPIPSSPTAPIPTPTIELTDITNHWAGGFIRELVKLGIVNGFPDRTFKPDATMTRAQYAALLVKAFNPSPNRPVIKFKDVPADFWASKVIQQAYQGLFLSGFPDNTFAPNKNIQRVQVIVSLVNGLGLSADSATVTKTFDDQAKIPEYAKDEVVKAIDKGIIVNHPNVKQLNPTRDATRAEVAVMVYQALVDADRVAAINSPYIVA
- a CDS encoding Uma2 family endonuclease, producing MATQLSEAKSQTELVISWEALPKDFKLEDEPVENTGQPLLAGALRESLEISGFIQPQMLIASNFGLCATVNGQFIAKAPDWVYVPSVNQVVGNRKSYTPNLEGDIPAIAIEFLSDTEGGEYSVKRAYPPGKWFFYEQILQIPIYIIFEPDGGLLEYYQLENKRYELKQPDENGRHWIDVMGLFLGTWQGTKEARTGYWLRWWDQGGNLLPWAVEQIEQERQRAEQERQRAEQERQQKERLIAYLQSQGIDPNNLPPFE
- a CDS encoding FUSC family protein gives rise to the protein MQLNRTNFLKFLIQSEPGKPAISNGLRAALALGVPMLIGQVINQRENGLFVGLMAYFVNLANVGGPYQIKAKAMTGATLGIAVSVFVATLVAKVPALTVVLTFLWGLASGFASLYGNAGANVGLVVGISFVSTIAQPGNLETALMRSLLCLIAGGWAMSLSLVMWPFRPYDPLRIALAGCYSAIANYIQPFPGKVATTENILEIRKALETARATLGTVRIGQPARSWMDEQLLVLIQDGDRFLGSVIALTELLETHFQQQQYHVVQQLVDDALEQISVILQAIAKVISRKPASIDLGNLKRIYEALKEQENLQRQAIAGSETDYTTLVALTNLVLMIEKLIKQLEYTAQTAKSLADRSKISRPDVDTLLLVEGEQRSLLTLLKENLTLDSAIFRHALRIAVSLAVGVMLYSITNLPMGYWVTLTIMLVLKPNFGATFQRFFQRVGGTILGAILAAVIVATIMSKTVLNIIILLTVFFGISLISFNYGYSVIFLSIFVLLIIDIGHPIGWEFAGFRVLNTLIGAGLAFASHYFILPNRERDRLPSQLATALRETHKYFRDVMAVYQGTKEDDSNIISQRRQTGLAIGNAQASFQGLLREPQMPKELVEPVMTLLVYMGRFTNAVTVLAVHLEHFRATVPLPELETFVCQVSLLLEQLADSVQQQITPPPLPDLEETLHKIQPHLQALRTARIQELDVNQGHTPIRQAVIDYSILDLEIEQIVRRLTAMHSAMVRLISSK